Part of the Catalinimonas alkaloidigena genome is shown below.
GAATGCTTTGGGAACGCCCAAAGCTTTAGAAATTAACGTCTACAGTGAGGATGCAAACGGAAGAGTTATTGAACCGGACATGCGAATTTTCGCCTCTCATGTGTTAAGCTTAACTAAGCTAAACTGGGCATCTACAGATTCTTGGTGTGCTGAACCGATCACTACTAAGTACGCAGGAAATATAGCCTATCTAACGGCGGCCTTCCTCCGGCAAGGAGGTAATTTTAAACTTCATTCAGCTTTGGAAAGAACTCCTTGGTTTATTTAATCCCTATTTACTATCTCTTTTCTGCCTAAATTTTCTAAAAAAATCTAAACATCTCTTAGTGCCATCTTTATATGCTCTCAAACTTTACTAATAACTCTTCCAATCCTCAGAAGGTAACATTCCTACTGCTTCCGTCAAGCCAAAGATCCTGAGCAGTAGTCCGGTGAGGTACAGGTGGGATTGAAAAAGATTGGTCTATATTTGTTAATAGGCGTTTCGTTATCTGAGGTTCAATCCATCTTCCACCAAAGATTTTACCCAATCAAAAGCTTTGTCCGCATCGTAAGTTATACCAGGTCGTAAAAGTCCTTCCAGATCTCCTGTAAAATCAGGGTTTGCTTGTTTCTCTTCCAGGTTAAGCAGGAATTGTTTCGCGGTGGGGGACTTACCTACTACAAATGCCATATACTCCTGATAACAATGTATGAGCTGATCTCTATCAAAGGCTATATGCTGATCTGCATAGAATAAGTCAAAGAGATCTCTGCCTTTGCTGCGCTGGTATAATGCCCTGAGTTTGGTGCCTAATAATTCGTTGATATGATAGGTGGTAATTTCAGCTTTGCCGGAGAACCAATCATTGCTGACTTTAAAAGGAAAAGATTGCCACTCCAATACATTAAAATGTTCCCTGCAATTGATCTCTATTTTTAAGCGCAGCCGTATGTCCGGTGCATACTCAGAATAAAAGCGGTAAAGCAAAGTATTGTTATTGGCCTTAACTTTCACCACTCTTTCTTCTTCAAAAAAGTTGATAACCTCTCCAATCTGCTTCAAGATAGGCTTGATGGGGCCTTCTTTGATCTGTACCAGATCAATATCTTCGGAATACCTTGGAGGCGGAATGTCGCCCACAGGTTTCAGGTAGAGTTTGTGCAGTGCGGTACCTCCTCTGAAGGCCAGATTTTCCCTAAGGAAATCATCTGAAAACAAAGCGACCAGTGTTCGGGAGATGATCAGGTCTTGCTCTACCTGTTCGTTTGTATTCCAGGGAGCATGATCTTTCCATTGGGCTATGTATGGTTTAGGAATCATAAATCACTTTCAAGTACTATGTTGGCATCTATTTTCCAGCGGTTACCTGTGCTGCCGGCTTTCTGTCCTTTATGTGGGCTTAGCAGAGTAGAAAAAAAATTCTCTTTGCTGAGGTGACCGTAAATGACCTGAGCTAAGTTATTATTCAGTTCTATTTCCTCCAACAGGAAACCCATGCGCTGTAACACACTTTTATTATGATACCAGGTAAGCAGGTCTTCTACATCCTTTTTCTCTAAAGATTCTGAAAGTTCTTCTAAAATAGCCAGCATCCGGTTTAAGCCGCCTAACTGATGTTGGTTTTCAATTAAGTCCGCAAAGGTGAGTGCCGGAGAGGAAAGTTTGAAATATCCTGCATCCGATTTTTTTTGTATGATGTTTTTATCCGGCCAGTTCTGGCTGTTGAAGAACCTGATTTTGATATTTCCTTTAGTAATATTTCTCAATGCCGGTGGCACGGTGATCATATAATCCTGCTGAACCCTTTGGTGTGCTGCACCTAAATAGGCTGCTGCTGAATAGAAGCCGATATAATAGGGTTTCTTTAAAAATTTGAAGAGCTTCTCTACATATAGTTCAAGGGGTAATTTGCCGTAATGCTGATAACGCGGAGGAATGATAAGATAAAATCCTTTCCGGAGGTTGATGACCTGCCGGTCAGAGGAAAGCCTGGCGAGCTCTTTTCTGACCGATGACTCTGGGGCAGCCGTCTTTTGCAGCAACTCCTCTGTGGAGAAAGCAAATTCCTCGTAAGATTGTAGTTCTCTGACAAATGCTGCTACAGTGCCCATAGTTTGGTTTTTCGTTGCGGAATATACCTATTTTTGGTGCATTTCGCAACGCAAAACTAATAATATTTATTTAGCATAACAGACCTATGCGTTTTCAGATGATGTTTAAGTATACTTCACATCAACTAATAATTGAACTTTTACAATATTGTTCTACAAAATTGCTTAGAAAGGAAAGTAATTTTTTGCCCCATTAATTGCCATGCAAAAGAATATTTTTACTATAATCACCTAACAATCAATAATTTATAAATAATCATTTTACGTTATTTATCCATATTTATAGCTATTTGATACTTTGGTAATAATTATATTTTTAAGAGAAACATCAAAATGACACAAAGTCTATCAAACTTAATGAACTCACCCCTAGCCTTGGTTGCCCTGCTGTTGTGGGTATTGCTGATCTTTTTGGTTGTCCGGCAGTGTAAAAGGTGGGCAAAAGCCAGTCAGCATGAAAAAATTTTCTGTCAAAATCATCCTGCTATTCCGGTTAAAGAATATAAACTTTCTGAGTTTGTGGTACATGATGAAGTAGAGGAAAAGTCAAAGCTCATCTTAGCCAGTAAACTCAAGCAGCCTAAGCTCAACCCGGAAAAGCAGGTAGAACGACTGGAAATGCTAAAGCATAGCTGGGATGTCTGATGCAGAAAGTATTTATTAACTCAATTTTGTACACCAAACCCTTTTTACTTATGCAAAACTTATATGTTTTTGTCAAAGCTCGTGTCTTGCACCTTGCCACACACTTATTCCAGAGCAGGCCGCTGATGCTACTCACATTATTTGTTGTGCTGTCCATGCAGCAATCCTTTGGACAGGCTATGGTAGAGAATGCTATGAACAGCATCAAAAGCTGGATCGTCATCATCCTGAATGTAGCATTTCTGATTGGCATTGCTATCGGCATATTCAAAGCCGCCATGAAGTTCTTCACCGGGGCACCTGACAAAGTAGAGTTCATGATCGGAATCGTGATTGCTATTGCGCTTTTCGGAGGCTTTCAGTTCATCGTGGATGACCTTGCCGCATTCTTGGGAGGAGATATCCTTTTAGACGATACCAACTAGAAAAGACTTCAGAATGAAATCATTTAAATCCATTGAAAGAAAAGCACAGCTGCTGGGACTGCCCATGCAGGATTTGTTTGCTCTGCTCTTTGGTTTGGCGCTGGCCATGGTGCTGGGCATTGTGATCAACTTCTTTTTGCCGGTAAGCAAGTATTATTTCTTTGCGGTGCTGGCAGCAACCGTTATTGCTTTCTTTCTTTTGAAGCGCGTCAATCTGCGTCGGCATCCCAGTTTTCTTTTCTCTTTGCTTTCCTATCGTTTCTTTCAGCCTAAGTGTTTGGAAGTCTGGGGAAATAGGAGAAATGATCTATCAAAATGACTACTATTAAATCCACATTAAACCAAACCATGTTGATCAAACCAGTTAAGAAAAAATCTGCCTACTTGCGTGACCGGCTTCCCATCTTTGCTTTGGAAGAAGATAAAGTCATCTTCAAAGACGGAAGGGTAGGCATAGGCTTTCGTGTGTCTGGGGCTCCATTAGAGTCCTGGACGGAAAGCCAGTACAGTCAGGCCAATGATGTGCTCAGCCAGCAGCTCAAGATGCTGCCGGTGGGCACCGTAGTGCAAAAGACGGATGTCTATTTTGACAAAGAATACAAAGCAGAAAACATAAAGAGCTCAGCTTACTATGAATCTAAACTGCATGAGCATTTCTTTGCCCGATTAACGCTTTTGCATGAGAGTTATCTGTTTCTTTCTTTTCCCAGCAGGGCCAAAGGAAGAATGGACAACACATCTATTCACCGGATCAACCCAGTGAGCAGCATGTTTGCTTATGGAGGATCAATCTTAAAAAATCCATTTGATGGCATAGAGGACTTACTCAAAGAAGCTGAAAATCTGGCATCCTCCTTTATCAAAGGACTCTACAGTTTAAAAGATGTGTCATTTAGCAGACTTAAAGAAGAGGAGTTGAATCACCTGTACCTGCGCTACCTCAATCTTTCTTTTGATGAGTCGTGTACAAGTCTCAACCGGGTGATCTACAATGATCTTTCAGGTCTTGCAGTGGGAGAAAAGAAAGCCAATGTCATTACTATGACCGGTCAAGGCAGTGAAGTCTTTGCCAGTGTCAAAAATCACTATGGAGTGAGTAGTCCCTATACCTATCAGCTATCCCAGTACATGCAATTTCCTCATGTGGTAACCCAGAGTTTGCTGGTGGAAGACACTGAAAAAGAGCTGAAAAACCTGGACTTCGAGAGAAAATTGAACGATTCACTAGAGTGGCTCACCACCCAGGATCATGAGTTGAAATCTCGGGAATTAGAAGAGTTCACCGCTTATGTCAGATCAGGTAACACTGGCCTTGTGAGCCTTCATCAGTCAGTGATGGTCTTTGAGAGTGATGAGCCCTTAAGGAAATCCTATGTTGAAAGGACCATCTCAGCCATTCGTCAGTTCTATGGAGCAGAGGCTATTGTGGAGAGTTTTGATACGGCTAATCTATTCTTTGCTTCTTTGCCGGGCAACGGTTTTCAGCACTACCGCTGGCTCATCACCTCCGCTGACCTTGCTGCCTGTTACCTGCACTTTATGACTTCTTGGCATGGAGAACGAGTAGGCGACTACCTTTGTGACAGGTTTGGCAATCTTTTGCTGGTAAATCTCTTTAACACCCGGCAAGCCAATCAGAACTGTGTAGTCATTGGCCCTTCAGGTTCTGGCAAGTCTTACACTATGGGTAACTTCATTGCCCAGAGGTTAGAGCGAGGTGCCCGGCAGATCATCATTGACAAAGGAGGTACATACAGGAATGTGATCTATGCCCTGAATGGTAAACGGTTTGATGAGACCTATTTTGAATACAGTGCGGAAAAGCCCCTGGCTTTTAATCCATTCTTGTTAGAGAAAGATAAGCAAGGAAAGTATGTGCTTACGGCAGAGAAGAGTAACTTCTTGATTGCAGTGCTAAGCACCATTTGGAAAGGAGGTAAATCAGAAGGATCAACTAGCCAGGACTTGAAGCCTGCTGAAAGGGCAATCTTCAAATTGATCCTTCCACGATACTACCAACATCTGGATGAGAACCCTTCATCCTATCCGGGGGTTAACTCTTTCTTTCATTTCCTTCGGCAGTACCACAGGATTCACCACACAGAAGAAGAATACCGCTCTGAGATCAGGTACTTTGATATGGAGCAGTTCTTAACGGTGCTGAGGCCTTTTGTCTCGGGAGAATATCGGCAAGTGCTCAATGCAGTACAGGAGATTAGCATCAGTGAGCATAGACTTGTTTGTTTTGACATGGACAAGATCAATACTGATCCGGTTTTGTATCCACTGGTAACACTTCTAATCACTGAACTTGCCCTGGACCAGATCAGAAAGTATCCTGATGAAATCAAGTACCTCTATCTGGATGAAGCCTGGACTATGCTTTCAGGAAGCTTGCAGGAGTTTATCAATGAGCTTTTTAGAACGATTAGAAAAAATAACGGTGCTGTTTGCATCATCACACAAGGCTTGGGAGAGATCAAAAAGTCCAGTGTAGGCGAAGCAGTACTGGTCAATGCTGATACTAAGATCATCTTAAAGCATCAGGACAAAAGGCTGGTAAGTGAACTGGCGGCCCATCTTGGCTTTACCGATCATGAAGTAGACCTGATCCACTCCATGAGGGTAGAGAAGTCATTTAGAGAACTCTTCATTAAGCAGGGAGAAGAAGCAAGAGTCTTCAGACTGGAAACCTCTCCTCATATGGATGCGGTGCTTTCTTCCAAACCCGAAGAGCGAAACTATCTCAAGAAGCTCATTGAGCGCTATCAGGGCAATCTGCCTTTTGCTGTCAACCAATTTGTTCAAAATTCCAGATTGAAGATTACAAATTGAAAATTATTGAGACTGTATATATTCTTGAGGGCCTACTATTCCAAGCAATTTTTAATCTTCAATTTTTAATTTGTAATGAACAACGTTGCTGCGAGTGCTGAGTTTTTAGCGGCTGTCAATACCTTGCTGGAAAGGACATTAGGGATTGGACTGGCGATGATTCCGGTCTTTCTGTTGATCGTGATGTTCAACCAGGTCTTTGCGGCACTGGTCTTCTCCCAGCGCTTCCGCCTGGACTTTCAGCCTATGGTGAGAGGCGTGGTGCTGTGGATTGGACTTACTTTCTACACAGACTTTCTGGATGTAATCAGTGCAACCATTCAATCTATCTCAGATTATATAGGCCCTGACAGAACTTTCATGCAGAAGCTTGCTGAAATGTGGAACCTGCTCTTGCCGGGAAGTCAGAACGGAGAGTTGCCCAGCAATATGGAAGAGCTGTATGCATCCTTTACTCGCCTGATGCAGTTTGACCTGGTCAACTGGCTATTGGCTTTGCTGGAAGGATCTTTCGTGCATATCGTAAGAAAAGGCATTGAGCTGATCCGTCTGGTGCTGCTGGCGTTTCTCTACATCGTAGGACCACTGGCCATTGGATTGTCTGTGATTCCTGGCTTGAATAACCTGGCTATGAAGTGGCTGCAAAGCTATCTGACGGTGCAGTTCTGGAGCGTTACGCTCATTATTCTGGATACCCTGGTATCAGAGTTCAACAGCCTCTACTTCAATGGTTATCTATTCCCTGATGAGCTAAGCACCACCAACTTTGTGCTGGTTAGTCTGGTCATTGTCATTCTCTACTTTATGGTACCCCATCTGACCAGTTATATCATCGGCCATTCGCATGCAGCTGTTTTTCAGAGCAGGGTGTTTAGTACGGCAATGCTTGGTGCAGGGATAGCATACCAAAAGGGAAAGGCGGCCATGCAGGCCAGTAAAGTAGTCGTCGGTACCGGAGCAGCAGGTAGTTCATCAGCCAATGCTGGTGTTCAGGCAGCTAGATACGCTCATAGACAACGACCCCAGGGAGGATCATCCTAATGTTCACTTTATTCAAACCATACATTTAAACGAACCATGTCAAACGTAAAAGACTTTAACAAGACCTTCAAGACCATGCAGATGCTGGCAGCTGTCAGCATCCTGGGTTTTATCACTGCTACTGTGATCTACATCATACAGTACAGAAAAGTAGCAGAGTATTATCAGCAACAGACCTATGTCATTACCTCCTGGGGCACCTTTCCTGCCAGCTACTATGATGGAAGAAAAGTATCACGCATTGAGACCCAGAACCATGTGGAGACTTTTGTCAAGCATATGTTTGCCCATAGTGCTGAGACGTATTATGAGCATATCAACTATGCGCTGAACCTCATTGATGAAGAATCAGGTAAAAGAATATACCATGACTTTGAGGAAGGGGAAGTGCAGAAAAACTATGTCCGTTATGGCTCTCATACTGAAGTCAAATTAGACTCTGTGGTACTGGATATGAACACTTTGCCCATAGAAGGTAAATTCTATGCTTTACAGGAGGTACATATCGGAGACAATGTCCGCAGTCTTCCCATTGCAGCAAGCTTTAAAGTGGTTCAAGCCTACCGGCATGAAAAGAATCCTTATGGTCTTTTGCTCACTGATTTTGATTTTATCGCCTACCCTCGTAAAGAAGACAAGAAACTATGATCAGATTCAGTGTATTACTCGTTTTATTGTTCTTATTATCTACTCACAGTTTTGGCCAAGATACCATTTATGTGTCCGATCAGGCGAAGTCTTACCTACTCTTTGATGAGGTGGTGAGTTTAGCAGACATAGGAAATCCTATGCTTTTTCAAGCCAGCATTGAAGGCAAAAGTGTCATGGTGATTGCAAAAGCTGATACTGTCCCTCCTACGCCATTTTATGCTGTGGTAGGTGGTAAACCTTTTCAAGGGGTGCTTGTCTTTCATTCTCATCCTAAAGCCTTCTATGACTTTAGGAAAAATATTTGGGAGCAGGAAGAGTCAATGATTAGTGAAGTTGAAAAGAGATTCAAAGTACTTGAGAGCCCAACAGATCTTCATTATGTCGGCAACAAGGAAAATGGCATCACTTTCAGGCTGGTAGGCATACTGCATGATCATCAGGCTACCTATCTCAAGTTCAGGGTGAAGAACCATACTTCCGTAGTCTATCAAACTGAGTTTGTAGGTTTTGAAAGACTCAAAAAGTACAAGAAAGGGTTCTTTGCCAAAACGCAGGTGGCTCACTTTCCGATAACAGAGACTGAAAATCTGCAGATCAATGATATCTTACCTTATTCAACTGACTATCTCTACTATATACTACCACTGCAGGCACTGGAAAGAAAGGAGTCTGTTATTGCTACGCTTAGAGAAAAAGGAGCACGTCGCAGTGTCTCGCTTAAGCTTCCTTATCAATTGATCAAACGGGCGAATTTGTATTAGTTCACTGTTCACAGTTCAGATTCAGACTGGGAGATTAAGACAACTTTGAACTCTGAACATTGAACTTATAAACTTCAAAAAAGGATGGATTTTAAAGATAATATTGATGAGGAGCATATAAACGCTGAAAAGCTTCGCTTTGAAGCCCCGGTGGCAGCCAAAAGCTGGAAAGAGAAACTCCTGAAAAACTTATCCAGATACAGTCTCTTACTCATTGTAGGTGTAGCAGCGGTGTTTATTACATTGCTACACTTCAAGGGTCAAGGACTTTTACAGGCACTAAAAGGTACACCTCTGCCAAGCTTTGGCTGGGAAGAGAATATTCATCCTAAAAGCCTTCCGGATAAGACAGCCGTCTATGAGGAAGTGCTCAAAAAAGAAGCAAAGGAAAGAAGAAAAGAGATGTCTAGTAAAGCCTCAGCGAAACTAAAAGTGACAAATCCTGATTGGCAGATGATGCATCAAAAAGTGAATCCTAAAGCTGTATCGGTAGATGACTCTGTTTATATAGTCGCCGATACATTGAAAACAGTAGTGGTTCAGGCTGCACCTCAGCACGAAATTAGGTATAGAAAGAATACTGCAAAACCAATAAAAAGAAAACCCCAGCTTGCCCAAAAAGCAGCAGCAGTGATCCAACAAGAAATTGAGGTGAAAAGCACAGATTTCTTTCAGCCGGTGAGAGTAGCTGCTACTGCTTCTCAACAAAGCTTTACAGCCTGTGTAGTGCATGAAGATCAGCTGTTGAGCAACAACAGCATGCTGAGCCTGCGGTTAACGGAAGATTTGTCTTTTGATGGACAAAGCTTTCCTGTGGGAACCATCTTGTATGGAACAGCAAGAATAGCCCAGAACCGTATCCTGGTTATGGTTTCAAGGATTCTTCAGACTCCGGTACAATTGCAGGTCCATCATCATACCTATCATGAAGGTATTTTGCTGGATGAATCTAAAAATGTACTGGAAGAAGCCACAAGGCAAACGGTTTACCGTCAGGGACAGCGGTCTGTGCAGGATCTTCCTTTAGATGTCGCTACTGAACTGGGACGCAATATCCTGCAAGGCTCCAGAAGAAAGAAGATCACGATCTTTTTACCGGACGGCTTTCCCCTGTATTTATCTAAAGAAAATTAACCTTGAAAGTATTAATCATGAAACAATCAATCGTCATTATCTTAGTTATGATTACTCTTTTTGGATTTACCTGTGCCCAAGGAATACCGGTAGTAGATCCTGCCCATATTGCCATCACCATTGCCAATGGAGTAACGTTGGATGACCAACTAGACAAACTGGAGGATCAGCTTGCGGTTTCCTTTTTGATCAGAGATAAAGTTTCAGATATCTATGAACTACAGTATGACTACAAGGAATTTCTAAAGCAAGCTGAAACGGTTCAGGAACTGCAATGGGCAGACCTGGTGGAAAGCGAAGCCCATGCTTTAGCCTTACAAACTTCTATGGATGTTTATGTACCGGCTTATGAAGAAATTGGTATGCTCAAAGAGGCATACCAAACCCTTGAAGGCATAGAAGGTGGTCTGAGACTTTACCAGGAGTTGGATGGCTTTGGATCAGATAGTCCACTACCTCCTAACTTTACTGCTTTGCAAATGACGCTGGAGAAACTCTCAGTTAATCGGGCGGCCTTTGATGAGATGGCTTATAAAAAGAAGTTACAGGTAGCGCTTTCTTACAATCAGGTAGCAGCAGACTTGCTGGAAAAAGCCCAAGAACTTAGCCAGGCCCTGCTTGTCAATGAACGTTTTTCTATGACAGAAGGAGAAAGGCTTTCCAGCATCAAACAGGCTCATGATTATATCTTAAAAAGCATGGATCTCAAGCTGCAATCCGATCAACTGGTGCTGGATGTGATGAAGGAAGCAGAAAAAAGTCAATCAGGGCCACTCAAGCATTACGAGCAACAACTTGAAAGAGAAGTGCTCTCTGCTACTCCTTTGTATGTATATGATTAATCAAACTTTTCTCTTCCCCATGAAAAAAGCATTTATTCTTCCACTAACCATTGTATTGATATTCAGCTTTCAGGTGCAGGCCCAGCAA
Proteins encoded:
- a CDS encoding nucleotidyl transferase AbiEii/AbiGii toxin family protein, which encodes MIPKPYIAQWKDHAPWNTNEQVEQDLIISRTLVALFSDDFLRENLAFRGGTALHKLYLKPVGDIPPPRYSEDIDLVQIKEGPIKPILKQIGEVINFFEEERVVKVKANNNTLLYRFYSEYAPDIRLRLKIEINCREHFNVLEWQSFPFKVSNDWFSGKAEITTYHINELLGTKLRALYQRSKGRDLFDLFYADQHIAFDRDQLIHCYQEYMAFVVGKSPTAKQFLLNLEEKQANPDFTGDLEGLLRPGITYDADKAFDWVKSLVEDGLNLR
- a CDS encoding type IV toxin-antitoxin system AbiEi family antitoxin domain-containing protein; the protein is MGTVAAFVRELQSYEEFAFSTEELLQKTAAPESSVRKELARLSSDRQVINLRKGFYLIIPPRYQHYGKLPLELYVEKLFKFLKKPYYIGFYSAAAYLGAAHQRVQQDYMITVPPALRNITKGNIKIRFFNSQNWPDKNIIQKKSDAGYFKLSSPALTFADLIENQHQLGGLNRMLAILEELSESLEKKDVEDLLTWYHNKSVLQRMGFLLEEIELNNNLAQVIYGHLSKENFFSTLLSPHKGQKAGSTGNRWKIDANIVLESDL
- a CDS encoding VirB4 family type IV secretion system protein → MLIKPVKKKSAYLRDRLPIFALEEDKVIFKDGRVGIGFRVSGAPLESWTESQYSQANDVLSQQLKMLPVGTVVQKTDVYFDKEYKAENIKSSAYYESKLHEHFFARLTLLHESYLFLSFPSRAKGRMDNTSIHRINPVSSMFAYGGSILKNPFDGIEDLLKEAENLASSFIKGLYSLKDVSFSRLKEEELNHLYLRYLNLSFDESCTSLNRVIYNDLSGLAVGEKKANVITMTGQGSEVFASVKNHYGVSSPYTYQLSQYMQFPHVVTQSLLVEDTEKELKNLDFERKLNDSLEWLTTQDHELKSRELEEFTAYVRSGNTGLVSLHQSVMVFESDEPLRKSYVERTISAIRQFYGAEAIVESFDTANLFFASLPGNGFQHYRWLITSADLAACYLHFMTSWHGERVGDYLCDRFGNLLLVNLFNTRQANQNCVVIGPSGSGKSYTMGNFIAQRLERGARQIIIDKGGTYRNVIYALNGKRFDETYFEYSAEKPLAFNPFLLEKDKQGKYVLTAEKSNFLIAVLSTIWKGGKSEGSTSQDLKPAERAIFKLILPRYYQHLDENPSSYPGVNSFFHFLRQYHRIHHTEEEYRSEIRYFDMEQFLTVLRPFVSGEYRQVLNAVQEISISEHRLVCFDMDKINTDPVLYPLVTLLITELALDQIRKYPDEIKYLYLDEAWTMLSGSLQEFINELFRTIRKNNGAVCIITQGLGEIKKSSVGEAVLVNADTKIILKHQDKRLVSELAAHLGFTDHEVDLIHSMRVEKSFRELFIKQGEEARVFRLETSPHMDAVLSSKPEERNYLKKLIERYQGNLPFAVNQFVQNSRLKITN
- a CDS encoding conjugal transfer protein TraK, translating into MSNVKDFNKTFKTMQMLAAVSILGFITATVIYIIQYRKVAEYYQQQTYVITSWGTFPASYYDGRKVSRIETQNHVETFVKHMFAHSAETYYEHINYALNLIDEESGKRIYHDFEEGEVQKNYVRYGSHTEVKLDSVVLDMNTLPIEGKFYALQEVHIGDNVRSLPIAASFKVVQAYRHEKNPYGLLLTDFDFIAYPRKEDKKL
- the traM gene encoding conjugative transposon protein TraM: MDFKDNIDEEHINAEKLRFEAPVAAKSWKEKLLKNLSRYSLLLIVGVAAVFITLLHFKGQGLLQALKGTPLPSFGWEENIHPKSLPDKTAVYEEVLKKEAKERRKEMSSKASAKLKVTNPDWQMMHQKVNPKAVSVDDSVYIVADTLKTVVVQAAPQHEIRYRKNTAKPIKRKPQLAQKAAAVIQQEIEVKSTDFFQPVRVAATASQQSFTACVVHEDQLLSNNSMLSLRLTEDLSFDGQSFPVGTILYGTARIAQNRILVMVSRILQTPVQLQVHHHTYHEGILLDESKNVLEEATRQTVYRQGQRSVQDLPLDVATELGRNILQGSRRKKITIFLPDGFPLYLSKEN